A single region of the Aquarana catesbeiana isolate 2022-GZ linkage group LG07, ASM4218655v1, whole genome shotgun sequence genome encodes:
- the OMD gene encoding osteomodulin, with translation MVTMDTFIQFSVLFLMLATQGLCQYEEYDYDTDYDPEPESQFQPPFHFSSFTDYHVSSIPFTTDCARECYCPPSSIITMYCDNRKLKSIPQIPSRIQQLYLQHNEIEAVNMKSFINATNVREINLSYNRLKSQKIDYGVFTKCPHLRQIYLNNNELEEIPSPFSTSIERIFLGNNKINRIKEQDLQGLVNVTMLDLCNNRIDSIKGKTLSKLTKLMQLNICNNKLNSMPSNLPSSLMYLSLENNSISKIPDDYFTRLPNLSSIRMSQNKLEDVAINTFNLPQLMELNLGHNKLKHVFYIPRSLEHLYLHDNEFEAINITLMCPVMDRMHRLTYLRVDQNRLRRPLSTLVFFCFPHIHSIYYGEQKHIAGETNVPLIPQYPFPDEDRDNDDDEDFPQYHREEHEPIAGEPAGDAEEDNYFDDDHLY, from the exons ATGGTTACAATGGACACTTTCATTcagttttcagttttatttttgatGCTCGCAACACAAGGGCTTTGCCAGTATGAAGAATATGATTATGATACTGATTATGATCCTGAGCCAGAATCTCAGTTCCAGCCACCCTTTCATTTCTCAAGTTTTACAGATTATCATGTTTCAAGTATTCCGTTCACAACAGATTGTGCTAGGGAATGTTACTGCCCTCCATCATCTATAATCACCATGTATTGTGACAACAGAAAGCTCAAATCCATTCCCCAGATCCCATCCCGAATTCAGCAGCTTTACCTTCAGCACAATGAAATTGAAGCAGTTAATATGAAATCCTTCATTaatgccaccaatgtaagagaaatTAACTTGAGCTACAACAGACTGAAATCACAAAAGATTGATTATGGCGTATTTACAAAATGCCCTCATCTTCGTCAAATCTACCTGAACAACAATGAATTAGAAGAGATCCCATCACCTTTTTCCACGTCTATTGAAAGAATCTTTCTTGGGAACAACAAAATTAACAGAATAAAGGAACAAGATCTTCAGGGCTTAGTAAACGTCACTATGCTTGACCTTTGCAACAATCGCATTGACAGCATTAAGGGGAAAACACTCAGCAAACTGACCAAGCTAATGCAGCTTAATATATGTAACAACAAACTCAATTCTATGCCTTCAAACCTTCCATCTTCTTTAATGTACCTGTCCCTAGAGAATAATTCAATTTCAAAAATTCCAGATGATTATTTTACAAGGCTTCCAAATCTAAGTTCAATTCGAATGTCACAGAACAAGCTTGAGGACGTTGCTATAAACACGTTCAACCTTCCGCAACTCATGGAACTGAACCTGGGTCACAACAAACTTAAACATGTGTTTTACATCCCTCGATCACTTGAGCACCTATATTTGCATGACAATGAATTTGAAG CTATAAACATAACATTGATGTGTCCAGTAATGGATAGAATGCACCGACTGACCTACCTTCGTGTGGATCAAAACAGACTAAGACGTCCTTTAAGCActttagtatttttttgttttccccaTATACACAGTATTTACTATGGTGAGCAGAAGCATATAGCTGGGGAAACAAATGTGCCACTTATTCCTCAGTATCCATTCCCTGATGAGGAcagggataatgatgatgatgaagattttCCTCAATATCACAGAGAGGAGCATGAACCAATAGCAGGAGAACCTGCTGGGGATGCAGAGGAAGATAATTACTTTGATGATGATCATTTATATTGA